In the Campylobacter showae genome, one interval contains:
- the tgt gene encoding tRNA guanosine(34) transglycosylase Tgt encodes MTFSIDKTDGAARAGTLITAHSTIKTPVFMPVGTVGAVKSLDAVDMMQILDAQIILGNTYHLYLRPSSKVVKELGGLHGFTKFNRSFLTDSGGFQAFSLSKISKPDENGIKFKSHIDGSAHYFTPRSVLDTQYDLNSDIMMILDDLVALPAEKKRVELSIKRTIKWAREAVDYHKFKQNNGEGLTQNIFGIIQGGTDEAARKFCAEALCEMPFDGLAIGGLSVGESNQEMYDTVQAVMPYIDAARPRYLMGVGTPEDLVENVARGVDMFDCVMPTRNARNGTLFTSFGKINIKSAKFATDRAPIDPECDCYACQNYSRAYLSHLYRAGELTFFRLASLHNLHYYLNLMRQMREAIMAGEFEKFRRNFYAKRGKDAPSI; translated from the coding sequence ATGACTTTTAGTATAGATAAAACGGACGGTGCGGCGCGCGCGGGCACGCTAATCACCGCTCACTCGACGATCAAAACGCCCGTGTTTATGCCTGTGGGTACCGTCGGCGCCGTAAAAAGCCTAGACGCGGTGGATATGATGCAAATTTTAGACGCCCAAATCATCCTAGGCAACACCTATCACCTCTACTTGCGCCCTAGCAGCAAGGTCGTAAAAGAGCTCGGCGGCCTGCACGGCTTTACTAAATTTAACCGCTCGTTTTTAACCGATAGCGGCGGCTTTCAGGCCTTTTCGCTAAGCAAAATCTCAAAACCGGACGAAAACGGCATCAAATTTAAAAGCCACATCGACGGCAGCGCGCACTATTTCACGCCGCGCTCGGTGCTAGATACCCAGTACGACCTAAACTCCGACATCATGATGATCTTAGACGATCTAGTTGCGCTTCCGGCTGAAAAAAAGCGCGTGGAGCTAAGCATAAAACGCACGATAAAATGGGCGCGCGAGGCGGTAGATTATCATAAATTTAAGCAAAATAACGGCGAAGGGCTCACGCAAAATATATTTGGCATAATCCAAGGCGGCACGGACGAGGCGGCGCGTAAATTTTGCGCCGAAGCTCTGTGTGAGATGCCCTTTGACGGGCTTGCTATCGGGGGGCTTAGCGTAGGCGAAAGCAACCAGGAGATGTACGACACCGTGCAGGCCGTGATGCCATACATCGACGCGGCGCGTCCGCGATATCTCATGGGCGTAGGCACCCCAGAGGACCTCGTAGAAAACGTAGCTCGCGGCGTGGATATGTTTGACTGCGTGATGCCGACGCGAAACGCTCGCAACGGCACGCTATTTACGAGCTTTGGTAAGATAAATATCAAGTCTGCAAAATTTGCCACAGACCGCGCTCCGATAGATCCAGAGTGCGACTGCTACGCGTGCCAAAACTACTCGCGCGCCTATCTTAGCCACCTATACCGCGCGGGCGAGCTGACGTTTTTCCGCTTGGCAAGCCTACACAACTTGCATTATTATCTAAATTTGATGCGGCAGATGAGAGAAGCGATAATGGCCGGCGAATTTGAAAAATTTAGGCGAAATTTCTACGCCAAACGCGGTAAAGATGCGCCGAGCATATAA
- a CDS encoding COG3400 family protein, protein MKNILIVADGIVAKHFLERLFVSRSSTHHYVVIACGDEDYSDVNLENFTFYRFDPTSLDRLRQVASGYFSQFMIMLKDGFDTVSVYNNLRQISKKTEILMLDLWGLGGLEDDSHLTVLDARAVLTARLMDFLPDIPVVADNLGLGKGEIMEVKVPVGSSFMYRHISSITQKKWRIAMIYRGSNFMIAKPNLMILPGDVLLIVGEPSVLLSVFRSVKKETGQFPNPFGHNIYLFLDMKKMGEKLCIRLLEQSLKLHEKLNNRRLFVKVVNPALNLAYERLKSVNDEMATVMFDYFGGGVGQIKDDVFKNDVGLVVTDNKFFAAHKRLLFELKKPVAAIGKSDIDEIKKGVVLSSGFGDEIESQSAVIMDCCSQLDMPITLYHFGRNGADEEMEEHFDSLAKIFGRKIEVVEDKNSNPILRLKKERNLLQFVPFTKKISKKDAFAAFSNDMNRLYSRLSDNYQIFIPIN, encoded by the coding sequence ATGAAAAATATCTTGATAGTTGCGGACGGCATTGTAGCAAAACATTTCTTAGAAAGACTATTCGTAAGCAGAAGCAGCACGCATCATTACGTAGTTATCGCTTGCGGAGACGAGGATTACTCGGACGTAAATTTGGAAAATTTTACCTTTTACCGCTTTGATCCGACGAGCCTTGATAGACTGAGGCAAGTAGCCAGCGGCTATTTTAGCCAGTTTATGATAATGCTAAAAGACGGCTTTGATACGGTCAGCGTCTATAATAACCTGCGTCAAATCAGCAAAAAAACGGAAATTTTAATGCTTGATCTTTGGGGGCTTGGCGGACTGGAGGACGACTCGCATCTAACGGTCTTGGACGCGCGAGCGGTGCTAACGGCTAGGCTCATGGACTTTTTGCCCGATATCCCCGTAGTAGCCGATAACCTAGGCCTTGGCAAGGGCGAGATAATGGAAGTAAAAGTGCCCGTAGGAAGCTCGTTTATGTACCGTCACATCAGCTCCATAACGCAGAAAAAATGGCGCATAGCTATGATTTATCGCGGCTCAAATTTTATGATCGCAAAGCCAAATTTAATGATCCTGCCCGGCGACGTTTTGCTGATAGTGGGCGAACCAAGCGTGCTTTTAAGCGTATTTAGAAGCGTAAAAAAAGAAACGGGGCAGTTTCCAAACCCGTTTGGGCATAACATTTATCTGTTTTTAGACATGAAAAAAATGGGCGAAAAGCTGTGCATAAGGCTGCTTGAGCAGAGTCTAAAACTGCACGAAAAGCTAAACAACAGGCGCCTTTTCGTCAAGGTCGTAAATCCTGCGCTAAATTTAGCCTACGAAAGGCTAAAATCCGTAAACGATGAGATGGCGACGGTGATGTTTGATTATTTCGGAGGCGGAGTAGGGCAGATAAAAGACGACGTTTTTAAAAACGACGTCGGACTAGTGGTGACGGACAATAAATTTTTCGCCGCGCACAAAAGGCTGCTTTTCGAGCTAAAAAAACCCGTCGCCGCCATCGGTAAAAGCGACATCGACGAGATCAAAAAGGGCGTGGTGCTAAGTAGCGGTTTTGGCGACGAGATAGAGAGCCAGTCGGCCGTCATCATGGACTGCTGCTCGCAGCTTGATATGCCGATCACGCTTTATCACTTCGGCCGAAACGGCGCAGACGAGGAGATGGAGGAGCATTTTGACAGCTTGGCTAAAATTTTCGGACGCAAGATCGAGGTCGTCGAGGACAAAAACTCAAATCCAATTTTAAGGCTAAAAAAAGAGCGAAATTTGCTTCAGTTCGTGCCGTTTACGAAAAAGATCAGCAAAAAAGACGCCTTTGCGGCGTTTTCAAACGATATGAACCGTCTGTACTCGCGCCTTAGCGATAACTATCAAATTTTTATACCGATAAATTAG
- the aroB gene encoding 3-dehydroquinate synthase, which translates to MKIDIKFDGKPGYGVYINELKELKFDAKVAIVTNAKVGGLYLQNLLSRIDCPQKFVISVPDGEEYKNMQTIEAILEQLFVSRLDRSSLIIALGGGVVSDMAGFAASIFERGIKFINIPTTLLAQVDASVGGKTGVNNKFGKNLIGSFYQPSAVYCETEFLKTLEKREFAAGLAEAVKMAVTFDENLFSWMGSANLTDEANLQNLIYRCVQIKAAAVEADEREKGVRAVLNYGHTFAHVIENETNYKKYLHGEAVAIGMNMANALAVKLGLMSEEQKARVAELLVKFNLPISYKVPNASGFYEAFFLDKKAENSAIKFILPRGIGAYEIRKDVPRELVMDVLREFE; encoded by the coding sequence ATGAAAATAGATATAAAATTTGACGGCAAGCCCGGTTACGGCGTCTATATAAACGAGCTAAAAGAGCTTAAATTTGACGCTAAAGTCGCAATCGTGACCAACGCAAAGGTAGGCGGGCTTTATCTGCAAAATTTACTCTCGCGCATAGATTGTCCGCAAAAATTCGTTATCAGCGTCCCAGACGGCGAAGAGTATAAAAATATGCAAACTATCGAGGCGATTTTAGAGCAGCTTTTCGTTAGCCGTCTTGACCGCAGTAGCTTGATCATCGCGCTTGGCGGCGGAGTGGTGAGCGATATGGCGGGCTTTGCAGCGAGCATTTTTGAGCGCGGGATCAAATTTATAAACATCCCGACTACTCTGCTAGCGCAAGTGGATGCTAGCGTAGGCGGAAAAACGGGAGTAAATAACAAATTCGGCAAAAATCTAATCGGCTCGTTTTATCAACCTAGCGCCGTTTACTGTGAGACTGAATTTTTAAAGACGCTTGAAAAGCGCGAATTTGCGGCAGGCCTTGCAGAGGCTGTAAAGATGGCGGTAACCTTTGACGAAAATCTATTTTCGTGGATGGGGAGCGCAAATTTGACGGATGAAGCAAATTTGCAAAATTTGATCTACCGCTGCGTGCAGATAAAAGCCGCCGCCGTGGAGGCCGACGAGCGCGAAAAAGGCGTGCGTGCGGTGCTAAACTACGGACACACCTTTGCTCATGTGATAGAAAATGAAACGAACTATAAAAAATATCTACACGGCGAGGCGGTTGCGATCGGTATGAATATGGCTAACGCGCTAGCGGTGAAGCTAGGCCTCATGAGCGAGGAGCAAAAGGCGCGCGTGGCGGAGCTTTTAGTTAAATTTAACCTGCCGATAAGCTACAAGGTGCCAAATGCAAGCGGCTTTTACGAGGCGTTTTTCCTTGATAAAAAGGCGGAAAACTCAGCGATCAAATTTATCCTGCCGCGAGGTATCGGCGCATACGAGATACGAAAAGACGTGCCGCGCGAGCTCGTGATGGACGTTTTAAGAGAGTTTGAATGA
- a CDS encoding mechanosensitive ion channel domain-containing protein, whose amino-acid sequence MRKILFILFFALFAYSLDDIPSDFNGTKEAQLSELNASLAFIEDELADNIWATRYSNYNTFQKLSAELDEIEAAIKKQAKNTEKVLELQKKQSTLKEQIELLREFQKAPFSSMITAPEIEILQKITNPVAVISGFSHIKQLRSEKDEYKRRLDGLSKTTDELARKEQILTQIVNLSDDARFQAELAEARQELAEFNAAADIAKTTYGVYEKRVNEAINRTSEDIKAQMKKALDIGIFIVVVIGLSFLFKFIIKKTITDNERLYTANKFINLVNITLIIMILLFAYIENVTYLVTVLGFASAGIAIAMKDMFMSMLGWTVVVFGGSFHVGDRIKVRKDGEDVVGDIIDISLLRMTIYEDVTIVTVNSNRRAGRIIFVPNNYIFTDLIANYSHHGMKTVWDGIDVVCSFESNHKKAAHIIKDIARKYSKGYTEIAKKQMSKLRNQYSIKNPNVEPRVFTFIEPYGVKISVWYMANTFATLSLRSTISAEIMEAIASHDDIVIAYPTQTLYMDRRVKAGESKPIGEGGEEI is encoded by the coding sequence ATGAGAAAAATTTTATTTATTTTATTTTTTGCGCTCTTTGCTTATTCGCTAGATGATATACCTAGCGATTTTAACGGTACAAAAGAAGCCCAGCTATCCGAGCTAAACGCATCTTTGGCCTTTATCGAGGACGAGCTAGCAGATAACATCTGGGCAACTCGCTACTCAAACTATAACACCTTTCAAAAGCTAAGCGCGGAGCTCGACGAAATCGAAGCGGCTATAAAAAAACAGGCTAAAAATACCGAAAAAGTACTCGAACTGCAAAAAAAGCAAAGCACGCTAAAAGAGCAGATCGAGCTTTTAAGAGAGTTTCAAAAAGCGCCGTTTTCTAGCATGATAACGGCTCCCGAGATAGAAATTTTACAAAAGATAACCAATCCCGTCGCCGTGATCTCGGGCTTTTCGCACATAAAGCAGCTAAGAAGCGAAAAAGACGAGTACAAGCGCCGACTAGACGGGCTTTCTAAGACGACCGACGAGCTGGCTAGAAAAGAGCAAATTTTAACCCAGATCGTAAATTTGAGCGACGATGCGCGCTTTCAAGCGGAGCTTGCCGAGGCTAGACAGGAACTAGCGGAATTTAACGCCGCGGCCGACATCGCAAAGACCACCTACGGCGTGTACGAAAAGCGCGTAAACGAGGCGATAAACCGCACCAGCGAGGATATCAAGGCGCAGATGAAAAAGGCGCTTGATATCGGTATATTTATCGTAGTCGTGATCGGGCTTTCGTTTTTGTTCAAATTTATCATCAAAAAGACGATCACCGACAACGAGCGCCTCTATACGGCGAATAAATTTATAAATCTCGTAAACATCACGCTCATCATCATGATCTTGCTTTTTGCCTATATAGAAAACGTAACCTATCTAGTCACGGTGCTAGGCTTTGCGTCCGCAGGTATCGCGATTGCCATGAAAGATATGTTCATGAGTATGCTTGGCTGGACGGTGGTGGTTTTTGGCGGTAGTTTTCACGTCGGCGACCGTATAAAGGTGCGCAAGGACGGAGAGGACGTCGTGGGCGACATCATCGATATCTCGCTGCTTAGGATGACTATTTACGAGGACGTCACGATCGTCACCGTAAACTCAAATCGCAGGGCGGGGCGCATTATATTCGTGCCGAACAATTATATCTTCACCGATCTGATCGCAAACTACTCGCACCACGGCATGAAGACCGTTTGGGACGGTATCGACGTCGTTTGCAGCTTTGAGTCAAATCACAAAAAAGCCGCTCACATCATCAAAGATATCGCGCGAAAATACTCTAAAGGCTACACCGAGATTGCCAAAAAACAAATGAGCAAGCTGCGAAATCAATACAGCATAAAAAACCCGAACGTCGAGCCGCGCGTGTTTACTTTTATCGAGCCTTACGGCGTGAAAATTTCAGTCTGGTACATGGCAAACACATTTGCCACGCTATCTTTGCGAAGCACGATAAGCGCGGAGATAATGGAAGCTATAGCTAGCCACGACGACATTGTTATAGCCTATCCGACGCAGACTTTGTATATGGATAGGCGGGTAAAAGCAGGCGAGTCAAAGCCGATCGGCGAAGGCGGCGAGGAAATATGA
- the mtaB gene encoding tRNA (N(6)-L-threonylcarbamoyladenosine(37)-C(2))-methylthiotransferase MtaB, whose amino-acid sequence MKSNSNLTTQESRREKVFFKTFGCRTNIYDTELMKSYVKDYDIVSDENEADIVVVNSCTVTNSADSGARSYINGIKKRGARVILTGCGAVSKGKELFNKSAVFGVIGASKKEDINALLKSQDPFFELGNLKSIDKNIVTNYENHTKAFIKIQEGCDFACSYCIIPAVRGKARSMDEEAILREAKILAYNGYNELVLTGTNIGSYGKDTGSSLGRLLGRLGKIGGIKRIRLGSIEPSQIDESFREILKESWLERHLHIALQHTSEAMLRIMRRRNQAFKDLELFLELSQMGFALGTDYIVGHPGESEEIWSEALINFKKFPLTHLHCFAYSPRTGTHSADMKMDVSGDVAKARLKILKQIVAENNFKFRQEHAKKGGSLNVLVEQLNGEFYEGFDQFYNKVKIKTDKQILKEWAVIDKFEVKSEGDYAQI is encoded by the coding sequence ATGAAATCAAACTCAAATTTGACCACGCAAGAGTCGCGCCGAGAGAAGGTATTTTTTAAAACATTCGGCTGCCGCACGAACATCTACGACACCGAGCTGATGAAAAGCTACGTCAAAGACTACGATATAGTTAGCGACGAAAACGAAGCCGACATCGTAGTAGTAAACTCCTGCACGGTCACAAACTCTGCAGATAGCGGCGCGCGTAGCTACATAAACGGCATAAAAAAGCGCGGCGCTAGAGTGATACTAACGGGCTGCGGCGCGGTGAGTAAGGGCAAGGAGCTGTTTAACAAAAGCGCGGTTTTCGGCGTGATAGGCGCGAGTAAAAAAGAGGATATAAACGCGCTGCTAAAGTCGCAAGATCCGTTTTTCGAGCTGGGAAATTTAAAAAGCATCGACAAAAATATCGTAACGAACTACGAAAATCACACCAAAGCCTTTATCAAGATCCAAGAGGGCTGCGACTTTGCCTGCAGTTACTGCATCATCCCAGCCGTTCGCGGCAAGGCGCGCAGTATGGACGAGGAAGCGATCTTGCGCGAGGCTAAAATTTTAGCCTATAACGGCTATAACGAGCTAGTGCTAACGGGCACAAATATCGGCAGCTACGGCAAGGATACGGGCTCAAGCCTAGGTCGCTTACTAGGCAGGCTCGGTAAAATAGGCGGCATAAAGCGCATAAGGCTAGGTAGTATAGAGCCCAGCCAGATAGACGAGAGTTTTCGCGAGATTTTAAAAGAGAGCTGGCTAGAGCGGCATCTGCACATCGCGCTTCAGCACACGAGCGAGGCGATGCTGCGTATCATGAGGCGGCGAAATCAGGCCTTTAAAGACTTGGAACTATTTTTGGAGCTTAGCCAGATGGGTTTTGCGCTAGGAACCGACTATATCGTTGGGCATCCGGGCGAGAGCGAGGAAATCTGGAGCGAGGCGCTGATAAATTTTAAAAAATTTCCGCTCACGCATCTACACTGCTTTGCGTATTCGCCGAGAACCGGCACGCACTCGGCGGATATGAAAATGGACGTTAGCGGCGATGTGGCGAAGGCTAGGCTTAAAATTTTAAAGCAAATCGTAGCGGAAAATAATTTTAAATTTAGACAAGAGCACGCCAAAAAAGGCGGGAGTCTAAACGTTTTGGTCGAGCAGCTAAACGGCGAATTTTACGAAGGTTTCGATCAGTTTTATAATAAAGTAAAAATCAAAACGGATAAGCAAATTTTAAAAGAGTGGGCGGTCATAGATAAATTTGAAGTAAAAAGCGAGGGCGACTATGCACAAATTTAA
- a CDS encoding AAA family ATPase yields MHKFKLNKQKIIVILTAILAVLLAVAVGRSQPKNIMYESYEKLLEGDMIASATVNGGELELTTKGGNKYIIVKDGVDMRALVQKVPVDLKKETPVLDEILAVLALLAICFAGLAVYARFKKQRLAAQNENQKANVYEYENISASSVQPAISNVKFSDVAGIKDVKFELSEIVDFLKNPTKYKKFGIKMPKGVLMVGPPGVGKTLVAKAVAGEAGVPFFYQSGASFVQIYVGMGAKRVHELFLKAKAYAPSIIFIDEIDAVGKVRGGNRNDEREATLNQLLTEMDGFEDNSGVIVIAATNRIEMIDEALLRSGRFDRRIFLSMPDFADRVEILKSYLKDKNTSVEAQDVARISVGFSGAALSTLVNEAAINALRRGVEIIEFSDFESVLNKVLLGKKRILSYNDEEKRIQALYQGAKALAAYWFGIEFEKISLVEEQFMRPEREIESRSQMFARIKVCLAGMSALKMVKDDTFSNSNADIQKAREIAQNMVFEYGMGHTFTPSTAEAEELLQEAYAEVGTFLAGMKTQLERISEHIEIFESIDKDALGKIIKEYYN; encoded by the coding sequence ATGCACAAATTTAAGCTAAATAAACAAAAGATCATCGTGATTTTGACGGCTATTTTGGCGGTTTTGCTAGCCGTTGCGGTAGGCAGAAGCCAGCCCAAAAATATAATGTACGAAAGCTATGAAAAGCTACTAGAGGGCGACATGATCGCAAGCGCGACCGTAAACGGCGGCGAGCTGGAGCTCACAACTAAGGGCGGCAACAAATATATCATCGTAAAAGACGGCGTGGATATGCGCGCTCTGGTGCAAAAAGTGCCCGTTGATCTAAAAAAAGAGACGCCCGTGCTGGATGAAATTTTAGCCGTGCTAGCGCTGCTTGCTATCTGTTTTGCGGGGCTTGCGGTTTATGCGAGGTTTAAAAAACAAAGACTCGCCGCTCAAAACGAAAATCAAAAAGCAAACGTCTATGAGTATGAAAATATCTCGGCTAGCTCCGTGCAGCCTGCTATCTCAAATGTCAAATTTAGCGACGTGGCGGGCATAAAAGACGTCAAATTTGAGCTAAGCGAGATAGTAGATTTTCTAAAAAATCCGACTAAATATAAAAAATTCGGCATCAAAATGCCAAAAGGCGTGCTGATGGTGGGGCCTCCTGGCGTGGGTAAAACACTGGTGGCAAAGGCTGTTGCGGGCGAGGCGGGAGTGCCGTTTTTTTACCAAAGCGGAGCTAGTTTCGTGCAAATTTACGTCGGTATGGGCGCAAAACGCGTGCATGAGCTGTTTTTAAAGGCTAAAGCCTATGCGCCGTCCATCATCTTTATCGACGAGATCGACGCCGTGGGCAAGGTACGCGGCGGCAACCGAAACGACGAGCGCGAGGCCACGCTAAATCAGCTACTTACCGAAATGGACGGCTTTGAGGATAACTCGGGCGTCATCGTGATCGCTGCGACCAACCGCATCGAGATGATAGACGAGGCGTTGCTGCGCTCTGGGCGATTTGATAGACGAATTTTTCTTTCGATGCCAGATTTTGCCGATAGGGTCGAGATTTTAAAATCCTATCTAAAAGATAAAAACACGAGCGTAGAGGCTCAGGACGTGGCGCGCATTAGCGTCGGCTTTAGCGGGGCGGCGCTTTCTACGCTGGTAAACGAAGCCGCGATAAACGCGCTAAGACGCGGCGTCGAGATAATCGAATTTAGCGATTTTGAAAGCGTTTTAAACAAAGTCCTACTCGGTAAAAAGAGGATTTTAAGCTACAACGACGAGGAAAAGCGCATCCAAGCGCTCTATCAGGGCGCAAAAGCCTTGGCGGCGTATTGGTTCGGGATAGAATTTGAAAAAATTTCGCTCGTCGAGGAGCAGTTTATGCGTCCAGAGCGAGAGATAGAGTCGCGCTCGCAGATGTTTGCTCGTATCAAGGTCTGTTTGGCGGGTATGAGCGCGCTAAAGATGGTCAAAGACGATACGTTTTCAAACTCGAACGCCGACATCCAAAAGGCCCGCGAGATCGCGCAAAACATGGTCTTTGAGTATGGCATGGGGCATACCTTTACGCCAAGCACGGCGGAGGCCGAGGAGCTACTGCAAGAGGCGTACGCCGAGGTCGGAACGTTTTTAGCGGGCATGAAAACTCAGCTAGAGCGCATCAGCGAGCATATCGAGATTTTTGAGAGTATCGATAAAGACGCGCTGGGCAAAATTATCAAAGAGTATTACAACTAA
- the mog gene encoding molybdopterin adenylyltransferase, which produces MKAKIGILTLSDRASEGKYDDLSGAAIKEVLDGWITSEREYFYEVIPDEIELIKERLKHMVDELGCDLVLTTGGTGPAPRDVTPEATEAVCEKMMPGFGELMRAASLKYVPTAILSRQTAGIRGHALIVNLPGQPKAIRECLEPVFPAIPYCIDLIGGAFIETDESVMKVFRPKQKKIS; this is translated from the coding sequence GTGAAAGCAAAAATAGGCATATTGACGCTTAGCGACCGCGCTAGCGAGGGCAAGTACGACGATCTATCTGGTGCGGCGATAAAAGAGGTTTTAGACGGCTGGATAACGAGCGAGCGCGAGTATTTTTACGAGGTGATCCCCGACGAGATCGAGCTTATAAAAGAGCGCCTAAAACACATGGTAGACGAACTAGGCTGCGATCTAGTGCTAACTACGGGCGGCACGGGACCGGCTCCTCGCGACGTGACGCCTGAGGCAACCGAAGCCGTGTGCGAAAAGATGATGCCAGGCTTTGGCGAGCTAATGCGCGCAGCTAGCCTAAAATACGTACCCACGGCGATCCTATCGCGCCAAACCGCAGGTATCAGAGGGCACGCGCTCATCGTAAATTTACCCGGCCAGCCAAAGGCGATCAGAGAGTGCCTAGAGCCCGTATTTCCTGCGATCCCGTACTGCATCGACCTGATCGGCGGCGCATTTATCGAGACTGATGAGAGCGTGATGAAGGTGTTTCGCCCGAAACAAAAGAAAATTTCATGA
- a CDS encoding nitrogen fixation protein NifR, which translates to MLNFFENINLKATRLLEGYYSLFCGLFVLCVGIYVLALVFRVEWLLLASSAFVYACFVLLAFRSLFWFVLSLIFSPAFAIVVRERYDENLFLDVVFALIWILCWLFLSLAVSENISKLGNEIVSKILRIAALFAVIGVYYVSIENSLNLQAILQDTVTLRIVLIAINIYMFPSLIALLVLDLRGYYLKNKDTKMAKFSFFNFTKEALKVIKFIALRRKI; encoded by the coding sequence GTGCTAAACTTTTTTGAAAATATAAATTTAAAGGCTACGAGGCTGCTTGAGGGCTACTATTCGCTCTTTTGCGGCCTATTTGTGCTTTGCGTCGGCATTTATGTGCTCGCACTCGTTTTTAGGGTCGAATGGCTTTTGCTTGCCTCTAGCGCTTTTGTCTACGCGTGCTTTGTCCTGCTTGCGTTTCGCTCGCTTTTTTGGTTTGTTTTGAGCCTAATTTTTTCGCCCGCTTTTGCTATAGTCGTACGCGAGCGTTACGATGAAAATTTATTTTTAGACGTGGTTTTTGCGCTTATTTGGATACTTTGCTGGCTATTTTTATCTCTAGCCGTTAGTGAAAATATCTCAAAACTCGGTAACGAAATCGTATCTAAAATTTTACGCATCGCCGCGCTTTTTGCAGTGATCGGCGTTTATTACGTCAGTATCGAAAATAGCCTAAATTTACAAGCTATTTTACAAGACACCGTTACGCTTCGCATTGTACTTATCGCCATAAATATCTATATGTTTCCGTCTCTTATCGCACTTTTGGTGCTTGATTTGCGCGGGTATTATTTGAAAAACAAAGACACAAAAATGGCTAAATTTTCATTTTTTAATTTCACCAAAGAAGCTTTAAAAGTAATCAAATTTATTGCTTTAAGGCGTAAAATTTGA
- a CDS encoding DedA family protein: protein MLGDFVNFIVQTVGEWGYAGIFLMMFLESSFFPFPSEVAMIPAGYLAHQEQMSLVLAWCAGTAGSLAGAVFNYYLCYFFGRELVLKYGKYVGITKVKMRKFEAFFKRHGEISTFNCRLIPGIRQYISLPAGLAKMNLFKFSLYTTLGAGIWVAILLSVGWYLGKNYDKSAFSHIVVALLAAVGLLTALYIVYVKRLSKKSKIGAKELE from the coding sequence ATGCTAGGCGATTTTGTAAATTTTATCGTCCAAACCGTCGGCGAGTGGGGATATGCGGGCATATTTTTGATGATGTTTTTAGAGAGTTCGTTTTTCCCGTTTCCAAGCGAAGTGGCGATGATCCCGGCGGGTTATCTAGCGCATCAGGAACAAATGAGCCTAGTGCTAGCGTGGTGCGCCGGCACGGCAGGTAGCCTCGCAGGAGCAGTGTTTAACTACTATCTATGCTACTTTTTCGGGCGCGAGCTCGTGCTAAAATACGGCAAATACGTCGGCATCACGAAGGTAAAAATGCGAAAATTCGAGGCGTTTTTCAAAAGACACGGCGAGATTTCGACCTTTAACTGCCGCCTGATCCCGGGCATCCGCCAGTATATCAGCCTGCCGGCGGGCCTTGCTAAGATGAATCTTTTTAAATTTAGCCTCTACACGACTCTGGGTGCAGGCATCTGGGTCGCCATACTGCTATCAGTGGGCTGGTATCTAGGCAAAAACTACGACAAGAGCGCGTTTAGCCACATCGTAGTCGCTCTACTCGCCGCAGTCGGTCTGCTCACCGCGCTTTATATTGTTTACGTAAAACGACTAAGTAAAAAATCAAAAATCGGCGCTAAAGAGCTAGAATAA